From one Triticum urartu cultivar G1812 chromosome 3, Tu2.1, whole genome shotgun sequence genomic stretch:
- the LOC125544146 gene encoding uncharacterized protein LOC125544146: protein MGDLKEMKYRRRIGLQERAQCSDQRAVDWGVLKQDPVELLRKLDELRDQITRSCQVAEQPREHRRAGRRPPSLLPDLPEPVPLPGYHRPRYGARYGHGLPLSPCEPQHSDHGERYARQSSGRYRQYPGRQWENGGIGHGNYHQYACASPHYLHGQRPAPQEEHIPMARYFAGQHECYRFERSPSISSDYDQRSVASSLYSHRSVSKKRAEYFRKKAEHLCRPMHGAAPFVVCSSCYNLLQVPMEKCMGWKQNRLQCGSCSEIISVKRMKGKTIPYTSSPPFSLSKTEQSSHDRMRRDFEHQHHDDVTSAFYNLNEHSSMQINIDFGDDNSVSSTISHERTDKECGSNRSIQSKADGISLSPGRSGDIESPKDILCERDADCQEEHSIDGPVSPCSPILEDKLVDPLCSQEKHNSSEDLGMDNESDLNCKGEYIVNDDESVSMGSEQKVNEAEFVEESMCRKHDQKNKEDHCSSLEDVSKMHGQNSTKSDPDSLENGNEKHGWTSKTDVTISPESEGTRKKYDHNSKEDETSGLKVENTSNEFDKNNTADSNSALKHANTAIEFEGTSTSERYEENLMEQDNGKLHEPCAEDANALTESGSSVNGRTNSGFSRGSSEAGLDEDQSSTGKSGDSSFFAGFLKKGFKDLSLFNQSMDSVKVSINGHPISERALKKAEKKAGPVEPGSYWYDCRAGFWGIMGRECIGIIPPYIREFNYPMPRNCAGGDTDVIVNGRELHQRDLDLLVGRGLPRISGKSYSIEISGNITDDAGNKLRSLGKLAPTIEKLKRGFGMHVPEGFR from the exons ATGGGCGATCTGAAGGAGATGAAGTACAGGCGGAGGATTGGGCTCCAGGAGCGCGCGCAATGCAGCGACCAGAGGGCCGTCGACTGGGGCGTGCTCAAGCAGGACCCCGTGGAGCTTCTGCGCAAGCTGGACGAGCTGAGGGACCAAATCACGCGGTCCTGCCAGGTCGCCGAGCAGCCACGGGAGCACCGTCGGGCGGGCCGCCGACCGCCCTCCTTGCTCCCTGACCTCCCCGAGCCGGTACCTCTACCCGGGTATCACCGCCCACGCTATGGTGCCCGGTATGGGCATGGCTTGCCGTTGAGCCCATGTGAGCCGCAGCACTCTGATCATGGGGAGAGGTACGCGAGGCAGTCAAGTGGGCGGTATCGCCAGTACCCAGGGAGGCAGTGGGAGAACGGTGGGATTGGACATGGGAATTACCATCAGTATGCGTGTGCTAGCCCGCATTATCTGCATGGACAGAGGCCTGCGCCACAAGAAGAGCACATACCAATGGCCAGATACTTCGCTGGGCAGCATGAATGCTACCGGTTTGAAAGGTCACCATCTATTTCATCAGATTATGACCAAAGGTCTGTGGCATCATCGCTTTACTCGCATCGCTCGGTGTCAAAGAAAAGGGCTGAGTATTTTAGGAAGAAGGCAGAACATCTCTGCCGGCCAATGCATGGCGCTGCGCCATTTGTTGTTTGCAGTTCTTGTTATAATCTCTTGCAGGTGCCAATGGAAAAATGCATGGGGTGGAAACAAAACAGGCTACAGTGTGGGTCTTGCTCTGAGATAATCAGTGTGAAGCGCATGAAAGGAAAGACTATTCCCTACACATCCTCACCGCCCTTCAGCTTGTCCAAAACTGAGCAAAGCTCACATGATCGAATGAGGCGAGATTTTGAGCATCAGCATCATGATGATGTCACTTCTGCGTTTTATAATTTGAATGAGCACAGCAGCATGCAAATCAACATAGATTTTGGTGATGATAATTCAGTTTCTTCCACCATTAGTCATGAAAGGACTGACAAAGAATGTGGCTCAAACAGGAGCATTCAGTCGAAAGCAGATGGTATCTCTCTGTCTCCAGGCAGGTCTGGAGATATTGAAAGCCCAAAGGATATATTATGTGAAAGAGATGCAGATTGTCAGGAGGAACATTCCATAGATGGTCCAGTCAGCCCGTGTTCCCCAATTTTAGAGGACAAACTTGTTGATCCACTGTGCAGCCAAGAAAAACACAATAGTTCAGAGGACTTAGGTATGGATAATGAATCTGACCTAAATTGCAAAGGAGAATACATTGTTAATGATGATGAGAGTGTCAGCATGGGAAGTGAACAAAAGGTCAATGAAGCTGAATTTGTAGAGGAAAGCATGTGCAGAAAGCATGATcaaaagaacaaggaagatcactGTTCTAGCCTTGAAGATGTTAGCAAAATGCATGGGCAGAATAGTACAAAATCTGACCCTGATAGTCTTGAGAATGGAAATGAAAAGCATGGGTGGACAAGCAAAACCGATGTCACAATCAGTCCTGAAAGTGAAGGTACACGCAAGAAATATGACCACAACAGCAAAGAAGATGAAACAAGCGGTCTGAAAGTTGAGAACACAAGTAATGAGTTTGATAAAAACAACACAGCAGACAGCAACAGTGCCCTCAAACATGCCAACACTGCCATTGAATTTGAAGGTACAAGCACAAGTGAGAGATATGAAGAAAACCTAATGGAACAAGATAATGGAAAATTGCATGAGCCATGTGCTGAGGATGCCAATGCCCTAACGGAGAGTGGGTCATCAGTTAATGGGCGCACAAATTCTGGTTTTTCTCGTGGTTCTTCTGAGGCTGGTTTAGATGAAGATCAATCCTCAACTGGTAAGAGTGGGGATTCATCATTTTTTGCTGGTTTCTTGAAGAAGGGGTTCAAGGACCTTTCTTTATTTAACCAGTCCATGGATAGTGTTAAAGTTTCAATCAATGGCCATCCAATCTCGGAAAGAGCTCTTAAGAAGGCAGAAAAGAAAGCTGGTCCTGTTGAACCTGGCTCATACTG GTATGACTGCCGTGCTGGATTTTGGGGCATCATGGGTAGAGAATGTATTGGCATTATTCCT CCATATATAAGAGAATTCAATTATCCAATGCCCAGAAATTGTGCTGGTGGAGACACTGATGTCATTGTCAATGGCAGAGAACTTCATCAGAGAGATTTAGATTTGCTTGTAGGAAGAGGACTTCCACGTATCTCTGGCAAATCATATTCCATTGAGATTTCTGGAAATATTACCGATGATGCTGGAAATAAGCTACGCAGTCTTGGCAAACTTGCTCCCAC AATTGAGAAGCTGAAGCGTGGTTTTGGTATGCACGTCCCTGAAGGGTTTAGGTAG